In the genome of Palaemon carinicauda isolate YSFRI2023 chromosome 15, ASM3689809v2, whole genome shotgun sequence, one region contains:
- the LOC137654374 gene encoding uncharacterized protein PF3D7_1120000-like has product MEEQLRVLKEELRLSKEREERLLIENERLNWENAAMQKELRELKGTVERVEECVEMRMRENEERIEKRMEDMMGQVMGMMKTIMGEGAVGGVSSASGNGLVVDEKGKVGDNGKGSDSDSSNSDGDIENKGIRHSKDEQKGERKDERKGKSDVKKGKKKYQADSKDDREWVKVVSKKKGKKGMVKDRNLSVEVDSLYSNEEEGNKGVDSDDSSENERDVCKTVFMREVPRCERFNEHSSRDVYDFFKEYERYCQDKYGDSKRVWARELGEYLTGYLLTMYGVIMSVGDVDYESVKQRIIEQVKRMKGSVKYKRKNDFDEARMNGGEAISMYVCRLETLARKKYGDEGINENKELMRKFLATVPENVAEFVNLKRKEKMRWTKEKLTWDDILEIVEDYELDRCMKESKSVSVRTGMEESVPEFVSFRDAVMRGPMRVADSVVDRSVRASNVGIPVRTNEGFRQGNCRNRDRSECTSRYVR; this is encoded by the coding sequence atggaagaacagttaagggttttgaaggaggaattgcggctgagtaaggagcgtgaggagaggttgctaatagagaatgagaggttgaactgggagaatgcggcgatgcagaaagagcttagggagttaaaggggacagtagagagagtggaagaatgtgttgagatgaggatgcgagagaatgaagaacgaatagagaaacgaatggaagatatgatggggcaagtcatggggatgatgaaaactataatgggtgaaggtgcagtcggaggagtgtcctcagcttcgggtaatgggttggtagtggatgAGAAGggtaaggtaggtgataatgggaaaggaagtgatagtgatagtagtaatagtgatggtgatattgaaaataagggaattaggcatagtaaggatgaacagaaaggtgagaggaaagatgaaaggaaaggtaaaagtgatgtgaagaaagggaagaaaaagtatcaggctgatagcaaggacgatcgtgaatgggtgaaagtggtaagtaagaaaaagggtaagaagggaatggttaaggataggaatttaagtgtggaagtggattcattatattcgaatgaggaagaaggtaacaagggagtagacagtgatgatagcagtgagaatgaacgtgatgtatgtaagactgtgtttatgagagaggtacctcggtgtgaaaggttcaatgagcatagcagtagggatgtatatgattttttcaaggagtatgagaggtattgtcaggataagtatggtgatagtaaaagagtttgggctagggagttaggagaatatttgactgggtatttgttgacgatgtatggagtgataatgagtgtaggggacgttgattatgaaagtgtgaaacagagaataattgagcaggtaaaacgtatgaaagggagtgttaagtataagcgtaagaatgattttgatgaagcacggatgaatggaggagaagcgatatcaatgtacgtatgtaggttggaaacgttagctaggaagaagtatggggatgaaggtataaatgagaataaggagttaatgaggaagtttttggctactgtacccgagaatgttgctgagtttgttaatttgaaacggaaggagaaaatgaggtggacgaaagaaaaattgacatgggatgatattttagagatagttgaagattacgagttggataggtgtatgaaagaaagtaaatctgtgagtgtaagaactggaatggaggaaagtgtgccagaatttgttagttttagagatgctgttatgagaggaccgatgagggtagctgatagtgtagtagataggagtgttagggcgagtaatgtgggaatacctgtaaggacaaatgaaggatttaggcagggtaattgtcgcaatagggataggagtgagtgcacatcgaggtatgtcagatag